AAATGAAAAATGTAAAGGTTTTTGCAATAGTTAATAATTTCGACCAGATCTATACTCAGCTAAGATTTCGGGTTATGATTACAGTTTACCCTTTTAGAATCTTCACAACGTTCACTACCTCCACCTTTTATCCACATGAGATTTTTTGAACAAATATTTACCACGTCATCGTTAGAAATGACAATAATTGATCACTGATAAAAGATACCAAGTTTTCGTAAGCTCTACGTATGAAGACTTAATAGAAGAGCGTCAGTCTGTTTTACTGGCTCTACAAAAATTGGGTTGCATCCCATCAGGTATGGAACTTTTCACAGCGGCCAACGAAGATCAATGGAGTATTATACAAAAGGTTATAGATGAATGTGATTATTACATTACTATCATTGGAGGACGATATGGCAGTATGTCCCAATCTGGAATTAGTTTTACAGAAATGGAATATAAATATGCGGAAACGATTAAAAAACCAGTCATTGCTTTTCTATTTAAGAATATCAATTCTCTGCCTGCGAACAAAATTGAGTTAGAACCGAAGTCTAGAAAGAAGCTTGATAATTTTAGACTATATGTTGAAAAAAGAATGTGCCAATATTGGATATCACCTGCGGATCTTAGCTATCAGGTAAGTGTTGCTATGATTAAATTGATTGAAAATAATCCTGCAATTGGCTGGAAACGTGCTAATGAATCAATGTCAGAAGATCTCATACTTGAAAACTCAAAACTAAAATCACAAATCGAACATCTAAGTCTGGAATTGTCTTTATTAAAGAACTCTGTGACAAACGGAATTAATAGTATTCCTTTTGAAGAAAAGAAATTACATTCTAAATATATATCTGATATTTTTAAAAAAATTCAATATTTACACTTGAGTCATTATTTTAATCCCATTCAAATCGACTATTGCGTTCCAAATAATCCAAACGAATTTGGATCCTACATAAATGATCCTGAGCCTGATGAACGTTTGGATAGATCTACAAGACTACTCAGGTCTATAAACCATAGTACTTGGGCATTGGATCATATTAGGACGGGACAATATGGTAGTATCTATGACAATTGGTCATACTTAGTAGAGAAGAGAGATGAATATAATTCAACGTTAGAATATAAAATGAATTTATTCAGAAATTACGTGGAAAAACGACTACAAGAGAACGAAGAAACAATCAAATTACTTGTCGATTCCATAAAGAGTTTTGGAAACGGAACCCATATTACTTATAATTTTTGTAATAAAGTTTATAATCGAATTAACTCATTACCTGATCCTGAAATCTTGTATGGATGGGCACAAAACGAAACATATTTCGACAGTTATTCACTAAATCCATTAGAGTACTACTTTAAGGAGCAACAATCACTAATTGCATTAGATAAAGAAAATACATTTGATATGAAAAATGTTTCTCAAGAAATAAGGCAATTGACACTTGCTGCTAGAAATATTTTCAAGCATCAAATGATATTATTGTATGATATATCAAAAGTAATTCCCATGTTTGCGAATAAAATAGGAGAAATAGCTATAGATATAGAAGCTGGAGAGATAATTAAGGGGACCTGCAAGTTGAACTACTAATAGCTATCTAATCGGGTCTAAATTACCTTAAATCATACAGATTGAGTGGATTCTTCTAATAACGAAAATGTGATTTCGCGCACATAGCCGATCAAGAATATATACTTGCGCAACGACTGTAAATCGCCGTTAATAATTTTGGTCACGTTAAGTAACAGAATTATCATAATCCTATTTTTTTAACACTGCCTCTAAGGGCTTCACTGCTTTCATTTCATTAGACATTTAGTCATATCTTATTTTTTAACTACCCTCTTTACTACATAGATTTCATGAACGGCAGCCTTAAATTTACCTAATAGAGCTTTATCTTTCTCCAATGCATCCAAATATTTGTGCATCGATTTGATTATGTCATTAGAAAGAGTTTCTATATGAATTACGAATTTATGATCATATTCTAAATTTATTCTCGTATTTCCAATTGGTATTATGCCACTCTCAGTTATGGATCTTGGTAATATCTGTAAATGGTTTGCTTTATTATCGTCATTTAATTCCCAAGAAATTCTTCTATTATCAAATTCAAATACTGTTTCTGGCATTGATACATGAATGGTTTTATGTCTAAACATTTGCCATATTATTTCAATAGAATCATATTCATAGCCTAAAAATTGCAAAGACATTTTCTTTGCGTTATTACTCGTGTCGACGTTCTTGTTATTCATATCCTTTTTACCCCCTTGTCCAGCGTACAATGCACCCATAAAATCAATCATTGCGAAACAGTATAACAAGGCTGATAATGGGGCATTTCCTTCACTATCTTTCATCATACACCTATTAACGTCAAAACGTAGATTCTTGGTTTTATCATTAACAATCGCCTGGGCTAATCCTATAGCTTGATCATCAGTTATCTTTTCTAAATTGAACAAGATGCATTTATATTTAAATCATCTTAAATTTGTATTTTGCATTAGAAATGTACTAAATCATCAGATTATCTCGGCTCCATACCAAAATTGGTAAAGAATTCTTAGCGAAACTACGTTGGTGTTAAGAAAAACTACCCCCAAGCGGCCCGAAACAATTTATTATCTCCAAGATTTCCAAGGCGTCACGATGTAGTAAATAGTCTGTATCACAAACTTACCTTAGTTAAATTCTCATTATCAAGAATGAGAATGATAAATCTGATTACATAAATATAGTAGACAATTAGCAACTGAACCTGACAACACAAATGTAATTATTGCAAGTTTACCATTTTTGGAATGAATTCTTTTTTAGAAAAATATATAAAGATACTCCCATATTTGGGAAGTAATGTATTTTAAATACTATTTTCTGTTTGCGATCATATTAGGTATGATGGGATACTATGCTGTATCAAATATTATTCCATCAACTGCATTTTCCATTGAAATCCCGATAGTAAAAAGCACCAATGAAGATAGCGATACCGCATCTTCCTCTGGCATTGCTACAAATTCTACAAATACTTCTGGTACTAGTACTGAGGAATTTGCTTTACAAGCGACATTGGAACCACATGAGAATAAATTCTTAGCGGAAGATGGATATTATCAAACTGATGGATTTGGGCTAAATCTAAGTCCCAATTCTGATTTATGTCCTGCAAATAATTGCGAATTTGAGATTGAAGATGGACAGTTACGATCCGACCTATCAGGAGGTTATGTGTTTGACGGCAGATTGAAGATAGGTATTGAATCAGATGAAGGTACACGCTCAAAAATATTTGATATTTACAGCAAATTGGATAGAGTAGAAACATTGGAAAATGATGATGGAACAACAGATTATTTGAAGGGCGAATTTAATTTAGGATCGGAATTCGAGGCAATTTATAATCCCGATTACAGTTACACCATTAACAATGGAACGTTAACTTTTGAAGATGATGAAGGCACTCTCGTATTGCAAGGTGATAGGTAATTTACAACGTCTCAAATAGTAAACTATTTCTTATCTTCTTAGTGGCTACAGCTTTCATTATTATAGGACCAAGTTTACATAGTTTCGTTGATGCTCAGGTAGAAATTCCCGAAGCTCGGACAATTAATGAAGACAATACATCCGAAAGTCAAACTAATGATACAAATACTTCTTATCTTTCTCACACGGACAATGACTTAGGATTCAGCCTAGAATATCCTGATTCTTGGGAAATTGGTGTAGGAGGAAACGCGTACCAGATCGTATCATTTAGCTCTCCTGATGATACGGCATCTGCATATGTTATGTTTGTCCCACGAGAAGATGATCAATCTCTAAGAAGCTTTGGAGATGCATTTGTGAAGGAAAATGAAGATTTTAAATTCAACACATATTACAGAAACAGTACTACACTGTTAGCAGACCAACCAGCCTTCAGAGCATCGGGAACTTATTTCAATACGGTAACCCCAATCGAACGTTCTTTGGGGTATGAATCATCCAACACAAAAACTCTTCAGACTGTCACACTTGACGAAAAGAATGATGGATTCATTGGAATTATCTATCATGCAGATGACCAAGTCACCTATGATAAGTATTTGCCTCTACTTGAACACATGATTTCTTCATTAACTTTGTCTTCATCAGGTCCCGTTATAAGCGAGGACGAGTGATCTAATAATTTACTTTTTTATCACTCAGCGAAGAAATAGTGCAATAGTACACAATTCTTTTTTCTGACTGATTTCAGATCAAAATAATTCGGTCGCTATTGAAAAAGAGCAAATAGATGATCTGTTGGATCAATTGCACTTTTCGTGCTAATGTCTCTTCTAAGTTTATCACAGTCTTTATCTTTGATTGGTAACAGCAATTGGACAAAATGAGGATTACTATTGGGCGAAGACAATTGAATAGCATTAAGAAAAAACTCCCCCACGCCACATTAGTTTATAATTAGTGTCACAATGGCGTCTACAAAATTTACTGCTCCATTTAATTATTAGCCTAAATACCGTAGGCATTTTCTAGTTCCTCTTTCTATTTTAAATCTATAACGTTTCTCTGTTATACTCATCTTTTTCCCATTTTAATTCTACAAATGCAACTAGTTCTTTGGTATCATCATTTATTACAGGAAAACCAGTTAGTACCATAGTAAGATCTACTGAATCCCGCTTTACGATAATCCTGTGTTTAAACTTGTGAGAGCCTTCAGGCAAGGGGTTAAAGTCAACAGCTGAGTTAACCACAATTATACTTCTCATCAAAATCCAATAAGGTGTTAGTAAAATCATACTGTTAAATTGTAAAGATAAAAAGGACAATAGCTATTAAATTATCAAATTAATGGTTATTGTTATTGAAATTAAATAGGAAAAATCTAACTATTACATTATTCGTATTTTTGACTCTAAGTATAGGAGTCATGTCAACAAATTCTGTAGTAAAATCAGTACATGCTCAGTCTAATACTTTGGCACAAAAGGGGAATAGTCAAGCAGAGCAAGTTATAGATCAATTACAATCCTCTAATCAAGATGACCAAGTAGTCTCAGGTGATAGTAGTATTTTATCTGGAAATAATTTACAATGTCAAAATCAAGACAATTCACAAGGTTTTGACGAAGGTTGTAATTTAGGACAAACAAATTTACCGCCAAATGGTCCTACTGCCAAACTGATTGTAGATGCCACAGTTAAAGATGGACAATGTACGATTGCAAAATCATGTAGTATCACAATAACTTATGGTTCAAAATTAATAACTCAATCCGTGACTCATTCAATGCTCTTTGACATAGACGTACTGATTGACTCGAGATTTGCTATAACTGTTACAAGTTTTGGACCACTTACTGCTTCTGTAACCAATTCTGATTGCGAAATATTTTCCACAGAACCTTACTTTCAGTGTAGAGGAATTAAAAACCCACAACCGACTCAACTTAACGCCATATTTTTTTCAAGATAGCAAATTTTTTTATTTTGATATTTATAACCATCTTTGCCAAATCATTATAGTTATCCAAAATCAGATTATTAGTCCTAAGATATAGTTTGAATGTAATATTCACATCTATTCTCTAATTCTGTATCAATAGATCATGATACACTCGGGGGTGAATTTTCTTTACACCTCAATCCATGGAGAGTTACGACGAAGTCATAATACCCTTCGATCAAGTGAGACAGGGCCCACAAAAATTATCATCAGCTTCATATTAAATGTAGATAACAGAATCTATAGATGAAAGTGGTTCGGGTAATATGTCAAAGTCTCATAAAGTGGCTTCTCTCTTTCAGAGAATTAATATCCAAAAAATGATTTGATATGTTGCTACTTATAACTTTAGCTGCATATATCCCGCATCCAATACCCCCGATTTCAGACCCTACTGGACCTGTTGAAGGTTACGGTGCTGCTTTAGTCACACACTCGACTAATTGGCCTAGATCATCACCAAGACTATCCCTTCCTTGAGCTTGTTGTGGTTGCTAGTAATAGCTTCCACCACTATTGCCTCCGCAAGAGTTCACTCCTGAGTAATATCCATTCATAAATTCCGAAGTATGAAATGATGGTCCTTTTTCAGGTTGATTAATGTATTTATCTGAAGAATCTGATATTCCAGCATCATCACATCCATGATCGTATCCTGAATCATATGGACTTTTAGACGAGGCTAGCACCGAAGGGAGAGGGGCAGAAAAAACAAGGATCACGGTGAAGAATGCTGCAAGAAGAGCTTTTTGTGACGTAAATTTTACTATTGAATTCACCAGTAAAATTATTAGGACTAAATATATATAATTTATTAGATTGGAATTTATTAACAAATTCATGCACTTACTCTTTACAACGAACGAACTTCATAGTCTTGGACAAAGACTCGAGAGATGTTCCAACTGACAATGACCGTTTTTCAAGACCACAAGAACAAGTAGTGTTAAGAAAAACTACCCCCACGTAGTCAACATTTGTTTCCAACGAATATATCAAGATTGCGATAAGCATAATTTGGAGATTACAGCACCCAATCCTTTCAACTATTGTCTCTTCTAAAGCCTTCACAACCTTCACTACTTTCACCTTCACATAAATTATTTTGGTATCATTTCCGTAATGAAATATCCAAGGATAACGGGACCAATTATAGTAATGATTGGAAGAATAAAGGTTTTAAAAACTTCTACTATTATCTCACCAATCGTTATATGAATTAGAAAGTTCTGTGGTTCTTCCTCTATTAATAGTGCCAAGGGATGAAGAATATGATATCTATCATAATTCAAAGAAGAAAGTAGCTTATTTATTATATTTTCTTGTTCTACATTAGACATAAACGGGATTTTTGAAAAAATTTCGGTTTTTTTCTTTAGTTTCATATTTATAGTGCGGGATAAAAAAGAATCATAAAGAGCGATCCCTTTTTGAAAAGATATTATACGATCATCGCCAAGACCCTTTAAGGAAAGAAGTAGATAACCTTGAACGATCTTAACTAAGTATTCGTTATGAAATAACTTGCGACCATAATAATAATTTAAGCTAGACCAACTGACAATAGAAACAAAAGTTACAGCAAAGATAAAATTATCATATCCGTGCGGATAATCGAATGTAGAAGTAGTAAATACTACAAAATATGAAATAAAAGTGATTACTAAGTAAAACGTTTTCAAGGGTTTGATTAGATCGTATTCTAACGAAAGAGTTTCGGCATTTCGCGATGATAAATACCTTGAGTAAACAATAACAAAAATTATTACTAAAAACATGTAGAATAAGAGAAACCACAGAATTCCATTTCCTACAAAATTAACTAGATAGGGATTATCAGATTCTTCAAATCTGATGATCTCACTACTTAGTAAAAAATTAAAAGTTAAGTAGATAATTGGAATAAATATATAAACTATTTTTATTATTATCTTTCCAATTCTCATGTAGCTGACTCTTTTTTATTTTTATCTATCTTCTCTTAAATATATGATTTGATTGATTTGTCCATAAGAACATACCTTCAATATTTGAATACACTAAAAGTTACAAACTTCTGGATTATGATATAGTTTCAAATCAATGTGTAACTTGGGACAAAAGAACAATGAATATTCTATTTATGCTAACTGATATCAAAATCTTTACTTGGTGATATGATACGTAATCAACAGTAAATATATATGGTAAAAACCTTTCCTATTTTAAGAAAAAACTACACCCTAGCCTTCATGATTCATATATTTATTTGATATTTGATATTTGAGATAGTCGCTAATATTGCTATATTCAGCATTGCAATCTATAAATATCCTTCAGCGATATGGGACTAAACTGATAATATCACAGTGTGCTTTGGCGTTATCAATTAACAAAAAATTTGATTAAGAAAGATAAGACGAGCTAATTGCATCTTTATCTTGATGTGATCACATATGTAATCGTTTCTTATGGTAGCAACGCAACAATAAAAATAATTGAAATTGTGAAGAATCAATGTGCGTACGGGGTAATTTTCTTAACACCTATTTACGCAAAAAGTTTGGAAAGAATTCTCACCTATTGAGGTCAAGATTTCTAACCATTGATATACTCCTGTGCCTCTGTTTGTGAATTGAAGTTTGCGGCAACGTTCTTCCCATCTTCATCTATAACCTTATACTGTCCTCGGTGATCAGAATCAGTCATTGCGACAATAGACCATGTCGAAGGGTCACCCGGGTTAGTTGACCATTTGCTTCCACCTGATGTTTGAACATGATTGGGTATTGAATATGGCTTTGAAGCTTCTTCGGTTGGTATTTTACTCGTTATCAAATCACATGGTGAACCACCACCTATATAGCCCCCTAAAGTGCAACCGATACCAGATTCAATAGGGACCTGAGTGCATTCATAAGTAAATCCGCATTGATCAGGGATTTTACCTGGAATTGGCACAAGGCTGGTAACTACTGGTTGTTGAGTATTTCCATCTTCCGTAGTGGGTCCATTATGACGATAATTACAGGTTTCGCTATTATATCCATAGTTACAGTTTTCAAGATCTGTCTCCGTACTTTTTTGGAAATTGTTTCCAACTTTTTTACCCGCCATACATCCTGCTGCAGCTCCATCTGTGGTCTCTGTAAGTAATCCGCCGAGGATTCCTCCAATTACACACCCAGCATCCCCTGCTACTTTTGGATCTTCACCACCACTTAAAGCTCCGCCGATACCCCCTAGCGGATTTGAATCTCCACCACCACTTAAAGCTCCGCCGATACCCCCTAGCGGATTTGAATCTCCACCACCACTTAAAGCTCCGCCGATACCCCCTAGCGGATTTGAATCTCCACCACCACTTAAAGCTCCGCCGATACCCCCTAGCGGATTTGAATCTCCACCACCACTTAAAGCTCCGCCGATACCCCCTAGCGGATTTGAATCTCCACCACCACTTAAAGCTCCGCCGATACCCCCTAGCGGATTTGAATCTCCACCACCACTTAAAGCTCCGCCGATACCCCCTAGCGGATTTGAATCTCCACCACCGAAGGGAGTAGCATTTATTTGTTGATATGTCCCTATTGGAAAAATCATCGCTGCTATTGCAAAAATTATTAATGTAGTTGTTTGTATTGTCATTACAATATCTAATCTGCTGTGTTATTTATAGATATTGGTATTACAATACAATTACATACAATTACATACTCTCAATTCGAATATGCTTATAAGTAGAAATATAATTACTATGTCCTTCTTTCAAAAAAATGAATTTGACCTCTTTCAAAGAGATAGGCCCAGTTTAATGTTAAGAAAAAATACCCTCGAGTCGTGGCAAAATTCAAATGTTTAATTGATATTTACTTTGACCACTACTAGCTAATTTTTGGCTATACTACGGAGAATCAACTTTAGACAACACAAGATCGGGATCGATACTACTTTCATTAAATTTAGAATTACCCATTAATAATGGGCTAAATAATGTTTGTAATAAAAAAAGGTAGCTATGACAAATTAATATTGTTGTTATCACTCATATAATCGTTTCTTATGGTAGCAACGCAACAATAAAAATAACTAGTCTTGTAAAGAATCAATATGCGAGGGGGTTAATTTTCTTAACACCAATCATCAGGGCGGTTAATTACAATCTAAGTGTTAAGAAAACTACACCCAAGCGGCCCGAAACAATTTTTTATCTCTAAGATTTCCAAGCCTTCATGCTCTAGTCAATGGTCTGTATCACAAACTCACCTTCGTTAAATTCTCATTATCAGGAATGAGAAAGAAGACGTAGATATAATAAATACAGTGAGCAATTTGCAACAAAATGCACAAAATGATAACTTTTGGGTTTTTAACAGTATTGGGATTTATTAGTATCATTTGTCCGCTTATACCTCAACAAATTAATGGATTAGAAATTGTCAGCATTACGTTAGATGATGAGAGAAAACATTCTTCTGATACAGGGAGGATTATTTATAATGGAATATTGGACATAAAAACAAATTCCTCAGACTTGAAAGGTATTGAGGAGGGAAGTGGCAGAGTCTATATCTCAGTAGCTGAGGATCAAATAGGTGTCAAATTTCCTCTCAAAGTACCGGACGCTCTAAATTCAAATAAGATGAAT
This Candidatus Nitrosocosmicus oleophilus DNA region includes the following protein-coding sequences:
- a CDS encoding DUF4062 domain-containing protein, whose translation is MITDKRYQVFVSSTYEDLIEERQSVLLALQKLGCIPSGMELFTAANEDQWSIIQKVIDECDYYITIIGGRYGSMSQSGISFTEMEYKYAETIKKPVIAFLFKNINSLPANKIELEPKSRKKLDNFRLYVEKRMCQYWISPADLSYQVSVAMIKLIENNPAIGWKRANESMSEDLILENSKLKSQIEHLSLELSLLKNSVTNGINSIPFEEKKLHSKYISDIFKKIQYLHLSHYFNPIQIDYCVPNNPNEFGSYINDPEPDERLDRSTRLLRSINHSTWALDHIRTGQYGSIYDNWSYLVEKRDEYNSTLEYKMNLFRNYVEKRLQENEETIKLLVDSIKSFGNGTHITYNFCNKVYNRINSLPDPEILYGWAQNETYFDSYSLNPLEYYFKEQQSLIALDKENTFDMKNVSQEIRQLTLAARNIFKHQMILLYDISKVIPMFANKIGEIAIDIEAGEIIKGTCKLNY